In the Kribbella sp. NBC_00482 genome, one interval contains:
- a CDS encoding siderophore-interacting protein — protein sequence MRHGWEGAVLKLFRGKDFTFTVTGAEQVTERYRRVHFTDGGLLQALGVHPTMWVRLWFDNAGKPHQRAYTLVDPDVEAGTFSLEFALHDGCASDWSRKAEPGDTIEATVQGTGFDVPDPLPARMLVVGDPASLPAINSLLAVAPKLPATIWFETTDDADHELPFRIEDHHDLRTVPRPKMVEQVKADLQEFVTPETFVWIACDTTTTRELTSYVLKDLAVPKHRVKSLGYWKAA from the coding sequence GTGAGGCATGGCTGGGAAGGCGCTGTGCTCAAGCTCTTCCGGGGGAAGGACTTCACCTTCACCGTGACCGGTGCCGAACAGGTCACCGAGCGCTACCGCCGCGTGCACTTCACCGACGGCGGTCTGCTCCAGGCGCTGGGCGTCCACCCGACGATGTGGGTGCGGCTCTGGTTCGACAACGCCGGCAAGCCGCACCAGCGCGCGTACACACTGGTCGATCCGGACGTCGAGGCCGGCACGTTCAGCCTCGAGTTCGCGCTGCACGACGGCTGCGCGAGCGACTGGTCCCGCAAGGCCGAGCCCGGCGACACCATCGAGGCGACGGTGCAGGGGACCGGGTTCGATGTACCGGATCCGCTGCCGGCGCGGATGTTGGTGGTCGGTGACCCGGCGTCGCTGCCCGCGATCAACTCGCTGCTCGCCGTCGCCCCGAAGTTGCCGGCCACGATCTGGTTCGAGACCACCGACGACGCCGACCACGAGCTTCCGTTCCGGATCGAGGACCACCACGACCTCCGGACGGTTCCGCGGCCGAAAATGGTCGAGCAGGTGAAGGCGGATCTCCAGGAGTTCGTCACCCCGGAGACCTTTGTGTGGATCGCGTGCGACACCACGACCACGCGCGAACTCACGTCGTACGTCCTCAAGGATCTGGCGGTCCCCAAGCACCGGGTGAAATCCCTCGGCTACTGGAAGGCCGCGTAG
- a CDS encoding GNAT family N-acetyltransferase: MNARVFRDTYGVPHLQAGDPLALVYLQGVNAAQDRAWQLELERRRYLGTSAAFLGAEAVAWDVFARQARLADTAQRCFESLDDETREWVTAYVEGVNHALPGGALRAPEFAETGLTLHAWEPWAPLGIWLAVHILFAGFPSKLWRTHVAQHLGDSSLELFSSEGPHGAGSNGWLIPGSHTASGQAIVAGDPHRYIESPGVYQQIRLTCPEYDVLGLAVPGIPGLAHFGHTGSVAWSITNAMADYQDLYAEQLRRTESGVEALGPTGWEPASLHTEVVEVADADPVEIEVIETERGPIIQEGISLRYPPRVTGRLGFEVMGRLLRATSVADVDSAFDEWVEPVNVVLAADTAGGLLHRTAGVVPRRAPENRLRVVPAWEAGNAWDGWHEMPRADVDIPAVMANARGLATPLGVEFAAPHRADRIRELVEARTDWTLDDMPTIHRDTYLGSAGSVLDLLTGLDDLSTQAVALRTELLGWDRHMDAASTTASSYAAIRKALVARLTDHFTMLENADVADIFTPWMDPLTHVSFALENLLAANVIPNVNVQWLAREALEEVAANSPRPPWGETHQLTPLHALRGPVFAPGEEPYDLSLSGDHHCVMSTSSLPGLTDVCIRASAARYAWDLADRSASRWVVPLGASGVLGDPHHHDQLPSWLRGALVPTDGAVAREERDFSVAVDGFGTVRIEEADPSRDLDLIHEWVTAERAAFWGMGALSRDEIAATYEFLDSVPTHHVYVVRLDDVPVALLQTYDPRADPAGAAYDVAAGDLGVHLLIAPGETRGGFTGQLIGALGRFAFIHLGHPRIVVEPDVRNTRAIERFQRSGFVLGSEAKITQPDGSTKTAQFAFLTREQALGQAG; encoded by the coding sequence GTGAACGCGAGGGTGTTCCGGGACACGTACGGCGTACCGCACCTGCAGGCCGGGGATCCGCTCGCGTTGGTGTACCTGCAAGGCGTGAACGCCGCGCAGGACCGCGCCTGGCAGCTCGAACTGGAGCGCCGGCGGTACCTCGGGACGAGCGCGGCGTTCCTCGGGGCGGAGGCCGTCGCGTGGGACGTGTTCGCACGGCAGGCGCGGCTGGCGGACACGGCGCAGCGGTGTTTCGAGTCGCTCGACGACGAGACGCGCGAGTGGGTCACGGCGTACGTCGAGGGGGTGAACCATGCGCTGCCGGGTGGTGCGCTGCGCGCGCCGGAGTTCGCCGAGACCGGGCTGACGCTGCATGCGTGGGAGCCGTGGGCGCCGCTCGGGATCTGGTTGGCGGTGCACATCCTGTTCGCGGGGTTCCCTTCGAAGCTCTGGCGCACGCATGTCGCGCAGCACCTCGGGGACTCGTCGCTGGAGCTGTTCTCGTCGGAGGGGCCGCACGGGGCGGGGAGCAACGGGTGGTTGATCCCGGGGTCGCACACCGCCAGTGGTCAGGCGATTGTCGCGGGCGATCCGCATCGGTACATCGAGAGTCCGGGTGTGTATCAGCAGATCCGGCTGACGTGTCCTGAGTACGACGTACTGGGCCTTGCGGTTCCTGGGATCCCGGGGCTCGCGCACTTCGGGCACACCGGCAGCGTCGCCTGGTCCATCACCAACGCGATGGCCGACTACCAGGACCTGTACGCCGAACAACTCCGCCGAACCGAGTCGGGTGTGGAAGCGTTGGGCCCGACTGGCTGGGAGCCGGCCTCGCTCCACACCGAGGTCGTGGAGGTCGCCGACGCCGACCCCGTCGAGATCGAGGTGATCGAGACCGAACGCGGCCCGATCATTCAAGAGGGAATCAGCCTTCGCTATCCGCCGCGTGTTACCGGGCGGCTTGGGTTCGAGGTGATGGGACGGTTGCTGCGGGCAACTTCCGTCGCCGATGTCGACTCGGCGTTCGACGAGTGGGTCGAGCCGGTGAACGTCGTACTCGCGGCTGATACTGCGGGTGGGCTCCTCCATCGGACGGCCGGTGTCGTGCCGCGGCGGGCGCCGGAGAACAGGTTGCGCGTCGTACCGGCCTGGGAGGCTGGGAACGCGTGGGACGGCTGGCACGAGATGCCGCGGGCGGACGTGGACATCCCGGCGGTGATGGCCAACGCGCGGGGACTGGCAACGCCGTTGGGCGTCGAGTTCGCCGCGCCGCACCGCGCCGACCGCATCCGCGAACTCGTGGAAGCACGCACCGACTGGACGCTCGACGACATGCCGACCATCCACCGGGACACGTACCTCGGTTCGGCCGGCTCCGTCCTGGACCTGCTGACCGGCCTCGACGACCTCTCCACCCAAGCAGTTGCCCTCCGCACCGAACTGCTCGGCTGGGACCGCCACATGGACGCCGCGAGTACGACGGCTTCGTCGTACGCCGCGATCCGCAAGGCGCTGGTCGCCCGCCTCACCGACCACTTCACGATGCTCGAGAACGCCGACGTCGCCGACATCTTCACCCCGTGGATGGACCCGCTCACCCACGTCTCGTTCGCGCTCGAGAACCTCCTCGCCGCCAACGTGATCCCCAACGTCAACGTCCAATGGCTTGCCCGCGAAGCCTTGGAAGAGGTGGCCGCCAACAGCCCGCGCCCGCCCTGGGGTGAGACCCATCAACTCACACCGCTGCACGCGTTGCGCGGTCCGGTGTTCGCGCCGGGCGAGGAGCCGTACGACCTCAGCCTGTCCGGAGACCACCACTGCGTGATGTCGACGTCGAGCCTGCCCGGGCTCACCGACGTGTGTATCCGCGCGTCCGCCGCCCGCTATGCGTGGGACCTGGCCGACCGGTCAGCCAGCCGATGGGTGGTGCCGCTCGGCGCGTCCGGCGTACTCGGAGATCCGCACCATCACGACCAGTTGCCGTCGTGGTTGCGCGGTGCGCTCGTGCCGACGGACGGTGCGGTGGCCCGGGAGGAACGCGACTTCTCCGTCGCAGTCGACGGGTTCGGGACCGTGCGGATCGAGGAGGCGGATCCCTCGCGCGACCTCGACCTGATCCACGAGTGGGTGACGGCCGAGCGGGCTGCGTTCTGGGGCATGGGTGCGTTGTCGCGCGACGAGATCGCGGCGACGTACGAGTTCCTGGACTCGGTGCCGACGCATCACGTGTACGTCGTACGACTTGACGACGTACCGGTCGCGCTACTGCAGACCTACGACCCGCGGGCGGATCCCGCGGGCGCGGCGTACGACGTTGCGGCCGGGGATCTCGGCGTACATCTGCTGATCGCCCCCGGCGAGACACGGGGCGGGTTCACGGGTCAGCTGATCGGCGCACTCGGCCGGTTCGCCTTCATCCACCTCGGG
- a CDS encoding GNAT family N-acetyltransferase, whose amino-acid sequence MITPLDLTDRALAERLLTIQHAAYAVEAELIGFDGIPPLQEDLDGLMSSTELWLGRYDGNTLVGAVAYEVDAESVEISRLIVDPAHARRGHGRALLDHLDRIAPRPVSLVSTGSANLPAVNLYKSRGYTTTAEIEVAPGIYITQFRRAS is encoded by the coding sequence GTGATCACGCCGCTCGACCTGACCGACCGCGCTCTCGCCGAGCGACTGCTGACGATCCAGCACGCCGCGTACGCCGTCGAGGCCGAGCTGATCGGCTTCGACGGCATCCCGCCGCTCCAGGAGGACCTCGACGGCCTGATGTCGTCGACCGAACTCTGGCTCGGCCGGTACGACGGGAACACCCTGGTCGGCGCGGTCGCCTACGAGGTCGACGCAGAATCGGTTGAGATCAGCCGGCTGATCGTCGACCCCGCGCACGCCCGTCGCGGGCACGGCCGAGCCCTCCTCGACCACCTCGACCGGATCGCGCCGCGACCGGTCAGCCTGGTCTCCACGGGCTCGGCCAACCTCCCGGCCGTCAACCTCTACAAGTCCCGCGGCTACACCACGACCGCCGAGATAGAAGTTGCCCCCGGCATCTACATTACGCAGTTCCGCCGCGCGTCCTGA
- a CDS encoding TMEM175 family protein, whose amino-acid sequence MSTQSDLAETNRLEAFSDGVFAIAITLLVLELRSPELEEGERLWPALLHEWPQFAAYLTSFAILGIMWVNHHSMFRQIQRADRGLMFLNLLLLLWVTLLPFPTSMFAEHLEDPTINANVAAAVYSANLTLAAIAFSAIWWHVLRKHLVDHAMDRAQMRTSLIRYSFGTVIYGACIGVSFISAQVTLLLVFLLAVYYAFEQVRTRGGTA is encoded by the coding sequence GTGAGTACACAGTCTGACCTTGCCGAGACGAATCGTCTCGAAGCTTTCAGTGACGGCGTCTTCGCGATCGCGATCACCCTCCTCGTCCTCGAACTCCGCAGTCCCGAGCTCGAGGAGGGTGAGCGGTTGTGGCCGGCGCTGCTGCACGAGTGGCCGCAGTTCGCGGCGTACCTGACCAGCTTCGCGATCCTCGGCATCATGTGGGTCAACCACCACTCGATGTTCCGCCAGATCCAGCGCGCGGACCGCGGGCTGATGTTCCTCAACCTGTTGCTGCTGCTGTGGGTCACGTTGCTGCCGTTCCCGACCAGCATGTTCGCGGAGCACCTGGAAGACCCCACAATCAACGCCAACGTCGCCGCGGCCGTCTACAGCGCCAACCTGACCCTGGCCGCGATCGCGTTCAGCGCGATCTGGTGGCACGTGCTGCGCAAGCACCTCGTCGACCACGCCATGGACCGCGCCCAGATGCGGACGTCGCTGATCAGGTACTCGTTCGGCACCGTGATCTACGGAGCCTGTATCGGGGTGTCGTTCATCTCCGCCCAGGTGACGCTGCTGCTCGTCTTCCTGCTCGCGGTCTACTACGCTTTCGAGCAGGTCAGGACGCGCGGCGGAACTGCGTAA